One Fusarium poae strain DAOMC 252244 chromosome 4, whole genome shotgun sequence DNA window includes the following coding sequences:
- the TXNL4A gene encoding Thioredoxin-like 4A (BUSCO:52625at5125) produces the protein MGSVVLPHLNTGWHVDQAILSEEDRLVVIRFGRDWDSDCMRQDEVLYKIADKVRNFAVIYLCDIDQVPDFNQMYELYDPCSLMFFFRNKHMMIDLGTGDNNKIKWVLEDKQELIDIFETVYRGAKKGRGLVVSPKDYSTRHRY, from the exons atggGTTCCGTCGTCCTCCCCCATCTCAACACCGGCTGGCACGTCGACCAAGCCATCCTCTCAG AGGAAGACCGTCTCGTCGTCATCCGTTTCGGCCGCGACTGGGATTCAGACTGCATGCGCCAAGATGAAGTCCTCTACAAGATCGCCGACAAGGTCCGCAACTTCGCTGTCATCTACCTCTGCGACATCGACCAGGTCCCCGACTTCAACCAGATGTACGAACTTTACGACCCGTGTTCGCTCATGTTCTTCTTCCGAAACAAGCACATGATGATCGATCTGGGCACCGGTGACAATAATAAGATCAAATGGGTTCTTGAGGACAAGCAGGAGCTCATTGATATCTTCGAGACGGTGTACCGAGGTGCCAAGAAGGGACGTGGTCTGGTCGTCAGTCCCAAGGACTACTCTACCCGACACAGGTACTAA